From Natrinema amylolyticum, the proteins below share one genomic window:
- a CDS encoding winged helix-turn-helix domain-containing protein, with product MTTDDEAGDSVRAAFSLLDHDIRLEILLALLEDWHAVYTEPKSYTELMDAVGMRDSGQFNYHLDKLRGVYVREVEDGYVPAASVTALYRTVVAHRPTDRLEYDPTAIDSACPRCDAAPILRYERGFVTVECSACDDWIGFTYPFPKNGFAGRSADAVARATTRRARHHMAMARDGQCPFCAGATTVDLRLDDGRDGHSVELEDDHVIEIACDTCTFLVGADPLSPLLFDDRVAGALADVGIDRDRYDWELPTPTMRVESREPVRVALDVAGEGGAVTITVDEGFAVRSVDR from the coding sequence ATGACGACGGACGACGAGGCGGGGGACTCCGTCCGAGCAGCGTTCTCGCTGCTCGACCACGATATCCGACTCGAGATCCTGCTGGCGTTGCTCGAGGACTGGCACGCCGTCTACACCGAACCGAAGTCGTACACGGAATTGATGGACGCGGTCGGCATGCGCGACAGCGGGCAGTTCAATTACCACCTCGACAAACTCCGCGGCGTCTACGTTCGGGAGGTCGAGGACGGCTACGTTCCCGCGGCGAGCGTGACGGCCCTGTATCGGACCGTCGTGGCGCATCGGCCGACCGACCGCCTCGAGTACGACCCGACGGCGATCGACTCGGCGTGTCCGCGGTGTGATGCGGCGCCGATCCTTCGGTACGAACGAGGGTTCGTCACCGTCGAGTGTTCGGCGTGTGACGATTGGATCGGCTTTACCTATCCGTTCCCGAAAAACGGGTTCGCGGGGCGAAGCGCGGACGCGGTCGCTCGGGCGACGACTCGCCGCGCCAGACACCACATGGCGATGGCCCGGGACGGACAATGTCCGTTCTGTGCGGGCGCGACGACCGTCGATCTCCGTCTCGATGACGGGAGGGACGGCCACTCGGTCGAACTCGAGGACGACCACGTGATCGAGATCGCGTGTGACACCTGTACGTTTCTCGTCGGCGCGGATCCGCTCTCCCCGCTGTTGTTCGACGATCGCGTCGCCGGTGCGCTCGCCGACGTCGGCATCGATCGCGACCGATACGACTGGGAGCTGCCGACGCCGACGATGCGGGTCGAATCCCGGGAACCCGTCCGGGTCGCGCTCGACGTCGCAGGGGAAGGGGGCGCGGTCACGATCACCGTGGACGAGGGATTCGCCGTCCGGTCCGTCGATCGATAG
- a CDS encoding PspA/IM30 family protein, with amino-acid sequence MGILSRASYVIRSKLNSVLNRAEDPTETLDYSYEQMRDQLQQVKRGIADLTTQKKRLEMQKRRLEENVEKHNDQARTAVQQDREDLARRALEKKKTKMNQIEDLERQISDLQNQQDRLIEQKNELQSRIEEFRTKKETMKARHEAAKASSTVSEAMTATGEEFEDVGRAIERAEEQTEDMEARAAAMDELHQSGAFDDVLSDKDNIDRELEQLSTDSGVEAELETLKSDVGADTDAETASGGDVEADAAAEVDEEELTELENGEQDEVEAELAELQDEENA; translated from the coding sequence ATGGGCATCCTCTCTCGGGCTTCCTACGTTATCCGGTCGAAACTCAACTCGGTGCTCAACCGGGCCGAGGATCCGACCGAAACGCTGGACTACTCTTACGAGCAGATGCGCGACCAGCTCCAGCAGGTCAAGCGGGGTATCGCCGATCTCACCACGCAGAAAAAGCGCCTCGAGATGCAGAAACGTCGCCTCGAGGAGAACGTCGAGAAACACAACGATCAGGCCCGTACCGCCGTCCAACAGGATCGCGAGGATCTGGCGCGACGCGCCCTCGAGAAGAAGAAGACGAAGATGAACCAGATCGAGGATCTCGAGCGCCAGATTTCGGACCTCCAGAATCAGCAGGACCGGCTGATCGAACAGAAGAACGAGCTCCAGAGCCGCATCGAGGAGTTCCGGACCAAAAAGGAGACGATGAAGGCCCGCCACGAGGCCGCGAAGGCCAGCTCCACGGTGTCGGAAGCGATGACGGCCACCGGCGAGGAGTTCGAGGACGTCGGCCGCGCCATCGAGCGGGCGGAAGAACAGACGGAGGACATGGAGGCCCGCGCCGCCGCGATGGACGAACTCCACCAGTCCGGCGCGTTCGACGACGTGCTCTCGGACAAGGACAACATCGACCGCGAACTCGAGCAGCTGTCGACCGACAGCGGCGTCGAGGCCGAACTCGAGACGCTCAAGTCCGACGTCGGGGCCGACACCGATGCGGAGACGGCGTCCGGTGGGGACGTCGAGGCCGACGCAGCAGCCGAGGTCGACGAGGAAGAGCTCACCGAACTCGAGAACGGCGAGCAGGACGAGGTCGAGGCCGAACTGGCGGAGTTACAGGACGAAGAGAACGCGTAA